A single window of Microbacterium oryzae DNA harbors:
- a CDS encoding Gfo/Idh/MocA family protein, translating into MSSSVGAGKDENMATKDVYRVGIVGLEFGAEFIPIYQRHPNAEMYAICQRTQSKLDEVGDRYGVEVRYTDYDRMLADASIDIIHINTPLQFHADHVVAALEAGKHVGCTIPMAISVEDCKRIVDAQRRTGLTYMMMETTVYSREFLFVQDLYRSGALGKLQFLRASHHQDMTGWPSYWDGMPPMYNATHAISPTLALGRHQAEYVQALGSGSVFERMKSAYGSPFAIESTHIKFLDADLGAEVTRHLWAVAREYRESFDAYGAIRSFEWSQTEDGSHVVYLGERAERIEVPDFASQLPAEIQSFTTAGVYTDEGESEHRSFVQGGGHGGSHPHLAHALLMAVAGEGETFPNAVQAANITCAGILSHESAVNGGQKTYLPEWTLSDQRPFDVALDEGREPAWEGETEVVPS; encoded by the coding sequence GTGAGCAGCTCCGTCGGAGCAGGAAAGGACGAGAACATGGCCACCAAGGACGTGTACCGAGTGGGCATCGTGGGACTGGAATTCGGTGCGGAGTTCATCCCCATCTACCAGCGGCACCCGAATGCCGAGATGTATGCCATCTGCCAGCGCACGCAATCGAAGCTCGACGAGGTCGGGGACCGGTACGGCGTGGAAGTCCGCTACACCGACTACGACCGGATGCTGGCCGACGCATCCATCGACATCATCCACATCAACACCCCGCTGCAGTTCCACGCCGACCATGTTGTCGCCGCTCTGGAGGCGGGCAAGCACGTCGGCTGCACCATTCCGATGGCGATCTCCGTCGAGGACTGCAAGCGCATCGTCGACGCCCAGCGTCGCACGGGCCTGACGTACATGATGATGGAGACGACGGTGTACAGCCGTGAGTTCCTCTTCGTCCAGGACCTCTATCGCTCGGGCGCGCTCGGCAAGCTCCAGTTCCTGCGCGCCTCGCACCACCAGGACATGACCGGGTGGCCGTCGTACTGGGACGGCATGCCGCCGATGTACAACGCGACGCACGCGATCAGCCCCACGCTCGCGCTCGGCCGCCACCAGGCCGAGTACGTCCAGGCGCTCGGATCGGGCTCGGTCTTCGAGCGGATGAAGTCCGCCTACGGCTCGCCGTTCGCGATCGAGTCGACCCACATCAAGTTCCTCGACGCCGATCTGGGCGCGGAGGTCACCCGGCATCTCTGGGCCGTCGCCCGGGAGTACCGGGAGAGCTTCGACGCGTACGGTGCGATCCGTTCCTTCGAGTGGTCGCAGACGGAGGACGGTTCGCACGTCGTCTACCTCGGCGAGCGTGCCGAGCGGATCGAGGTGCCCGACTTCGCGAGCCAGCTGCCCGCCGAAATCCAGTCGTTCACGACCGCGGGCGTCTACACCGATGAGGGCGAGTCGGAGCACCGGTCGTTCGTGCAGGGCGGCGGTCACGGGGGATCGCACCCGCATCTCGCCCACGCGCTGCTCATGGCGGTCGCCGGCGAGGGGGAGACGTTCCCCAACGCGGTGCAGGCGGCGAACATCACGTGTGCGGGCATCCTGTCGCACGAGTCGGCCGTCAACGGTGGCCAGAAGACCTACCTGCCGGAGTGGACGCTGAGCGATCAGAGGCCGTTCGATGTAGCTCTCGACGAGGGACGCGAGCCGGCCTGGGAGGGCGAGACCGAGGTCGTGCCCTCCTAG